Proteins found in one Kwoniella bestiolae CBS 10118 chromosome 1, complete sequence genomic segment:
- a CDS encoding pyrroline-5-carboxylate reductase: protein MGYTLAVLGCGTMGVAILSGVLSSLEARLSSSITQKPHSGDTEPPSGISTPTASQFLDAPEESLPSKFIATVGREETGRKLKKTFEGMGRFGSEVEVRAGQGNVEVVREADVVLVCSKPNIAKSILLEEGMAEAIKGKLVISICAGVTISQLVSWVPESTKVVRAMPNTPCKIREGMTVVTPLSDALSRTLILNIFTSCGRCRFLEEKYFDACTALAGSGPAFVALVLEAMTDGGVMMGLPRVEALELAAQTLQGTGRMALYAGLHPAQLKDSVTTPGGCTIAGLLTLEDGRVRSTMARAIQVATNHASGLGQDAKK, encoded by the exons ATGGGTTACACACTAGCTGTCCTAG GATGCGGTACAATGGGAGTAGCCATCCTCTCAGGTgttctctcctccctcgaaGCAAGattatcatcctccataACCCAGAAACCCCACTCAGGAGATACCGAGCCTCCCTCAGGAATATCCACTCCGACCGCCAGTCAATTCCTTGATGCTCCCGAGGAATCGCTGCCTTCCAAGTTTATCGCCACGgtaggaagggaggagacgggtagaaagctgaagaagaCTTTCGAAGGGATGGGCAGGTTCGGGAGCGAAGTTGAGGTTAGAGCTGGGCAGGGGAATGTCGAGGTTGTCAGAGAGGCGGATGTGGTGTTGGTCTG CTCAAAACCCAACATCGCCAAGTCCATCCTCCTGGAAGAAGGCATGGCAGAAGCTATCAAAGGGAAACttgtcatctccatctgtGCAGGTGTGACCATCTCTCAACTCGTCTCATGGGTTCCGGAATCTACCAAAGTGGTCAGAGCTATGCCTAACACCCCTTGCAAG ATAAGAGAAGGTATGACAGTGGTCACCCCTCTCTCCGACGCCTTATCACGTACCCTCATCTTGaacatcttcacctcctgcGGACGATGTAGATTCCTCGAAGAGAAGTATTTCGACGCGTGTACTGCCCTGGCTGGATCGGGACCTGCGTTTGTCGCGCTAGTGTTGGAAGCTATGACTGACGGTGGGGTTATGATGGGTCTGCCAAGGGTGGAAGCGCTGGAGTTGGCTGCTCAGA CATTACAAGGTACAGGTAGGATGGCGCTTTACGCTGGATTGCATCCTGCTCAGTTGAAAGATAGTGTGACTA CCCCCGGAGGATGCACCATCGCGGGTCTCCTGACTCTAGAAGACGGTAGAGTCAGATCAACCATGGCAAGGGCAATTCAAGTAGCTACCAACCA CGCTTCTGGTTTGGGTCAAGATGCCAAGAAATGA